In one Stenotrophomonas maltophilia genomic region, the following are encoded:
- a CDS encoding glycoside hydrolase family 3 N-terminal domain-containing protein — MASERIESLIAQMTVEEKVGQLGVFADMVRPFAPDVNPEANVRNADQVLQQVREGKVGSLFNGVGAELGRRIQQVATEESRLGIPVILAADVIHGMRTVFPIPLGEAASFEPDLAERTARATAVEATAAGLHWTYAPAVDIARDQRWGRGAEGAGEDVVLGCAFAAARVRGFQGSDLRAADSLLATPKHFAAYGAVMAGMEYNMVDISPQTLRDVHLPPFKAAFDAGAITVMSSFNDINGVPASANAELLTDILRGEWKFPGVVISDYTADMELVAHGYAADDRDATAKAFTAGLDLSMQSGFYAEHLPGLVESGEVPMAVLDEGVRRILWLKETIGLFDDPYRSLDPAREADDSHIAAHDELSRDAARRSIVLLNNRDNVLPLQKTGQKIALIGPFVQDRENIEGCWTLFGDKQRYVDLETGVRAAIGDASLLEIVPGCDLETAIPGGTEAAVAAALRADVVVLALGEPQRYSGEAQSRVEITLPPAQQALAEAVAMTGKPLVVLLRNGRALALQGAVRNAQAVAITWYLGTQTGHAVADVLFGDYSPSGRLPVSFPQVSGQQPYFYNHPRTGRPELPTMSEFKARWREIPNEPLYPFGHGIGYTTFAYGVPQLSTAQLGWDDTLTITTTLTNTGTVAGEEVVQLYIHDRVASRVRPVRELKDFRKIALQPGESTDVVFTLHREQLAFTGRDGVLRAEPGLFELWVCASSAAGEPVQFELLKG; from the coding sequence GTGGCCTCCGAACGCATCGAATCCCTCATTGCCCAGATGACCGTCGAGGAAAAGGTCGGCCAGCTGGGTGTTTTCGCGGACATGGTCCGCCCGTTCGCCCCGGACGTGAACCCGGAAGCCAACGTGCGCAATGCCGACCAGGTGCTGCAGCAGGTGCGCGAGGGCAAGGTCGGCTCGCTGTTCAACGGGGTGGGCGCCGAACTGGGCCGCCGCATCCAGCAGGTCGCGACCGAGGAGAGCCGGCTGGGCATCCCGGTCATCCTCGCGGCCGACGTCATCCACGGCATGCGCACCGTGTTCCCGATCCCGCTGGGCGAGGCCGCCAGCTTCGAGCCGGACCTGGCCGAGCGCACCGCCCGCGCCACTGCGGTCGAGGCCACCGCCGCCGGCCTGCACTGGACCTATGCGCCTGCCGTGGACATCGCCCGCGACCAGCGCTGGGGCCGTGGCGCCGAAGGCGCAGGCGAGGACGTGGTGCTGGGCTGTGCCTTCGCCGCCGCCCGTGTGCGCGGCTTCCAGGGCAGCGACCTGCGTGCCGCCGATTCGCTGCTGGCCACGCCCAAGCATTTCGCCGCCTATGGCGCGGTGATGGCCGGCATGGAATACAACATGGTGGACATCTCGCCGCAGACCCTGCGCGACGTGCACCTGCCGCCGTTCAAGGCGGCCTTCGATGCCGGTGCGATCACGGTGATGTCCTCGTTCAACGACATCAACGGCGTGCCGGCCAGCGCCAATGCAGAACTGCTCACCGACATCCTGCGTGGCGAGTGGAAGTTCCCGGGTGTGGTGATCTCCGATTACACCGCCGACATGGAACTGGTGGCGCACGGCTACGCCGCCGATGACCGCGACGCCACCGCCAAGGCCTTCACCGCAGGCCTGGACCTGAGCATGCAGAGCGGCTTCTATGCCGAGCACCTGCCAGGCCTGGTGGAAAGCGGCGAGGTGCCGATGGCGGTGCTGGATGAGGGCGTGCGCCGCATCCTGTGGCTGAAGGAAACCATCGGCCTGTTCGACGACCCGTACCGGTCGCTGGACCCGGCCCGCGAAGCGGACGACTCGCACATCGCCGCACATGATGAGCTCTCGCGCGATGCCGCGCGCCGTTCGATCGTGCTGCTGAACAACCGTGACAACGTGCTGCCGCTGCAGAAGACCGGGCAGAAGATCGCGCTGATCGGCCCGTTCGTGCAGGACCGCGAAAACATCGAAGGCTGCTGGACCCTGTTCGGCGACAAGCAGCGTTATGTGGACCTGGAAACCGGTGTGCGTGCCGCCATCGGTGACGCGTCGCTGCTGGAGATCGTGCCCGGTTGCGATCTGGAAACCGCGATCCCGGGGGGCACCGAAGCCGCCGTGGCGGCTGCGCTGCGTGCCGACGTGGTGGTGTTGGCGCTGGGCGAGCCGCAGCGCTACAGCGGCGAAGCGCAGTCGCGCGTGGAGATCACCCTGCCGCCGGCGCAGCAGGCACTGGCCGAGGCGGTGGCAATGACCGGCAAGCCGCTTGTGGTGCTGCTGCGCAATGGCCGCGCGCTGGCCCTGCAAGGTGCGGTGCGCAATGCACAGGCCGTGGCGATCACCTGGTACCTGGGCACGCAGACCGGTCATGCGGTGGCCGATGTGCTGTTCGGCGACTACAGCCCGTCCGGCCGCCTGCCGGTCAGCTTCCCGCAGGTGTCCGGCCAGCAACCGTATTTCTACAACCATCCGCGTACCGGCCGCCCCGAACTGCCGACGATGTCGGAGTTCAAGGCACGCTGGCGCGAGATTCCCAACGAGCCGCTGTATCCGTTCGGTCATGGCATCGGCTACACCACCTTCGCCTATGGCGTGCCGCAGCTCAGCACGGCACAGCTGGGCTGGGACGACACCCTGACCATCACCACCACGCTGACCAACACCGGTACCGTGGCCGGCGAGGAAGTGGTGCAGCTGTACATCCATGACCGCGTGGCCAGCCGCGTGCGGCCGGTGCGCGAGCTGAAGGACTTCCGCAAGATCGCACTGCAGCCGGGCGAATCCACCGATGTGGTGTTCACCCTGCACCGCGAGCAGTTGGCGTTCACCGGCCGCGATGGCGTGCTGCGTGCCGAGCCGGGCCTGTTCGAGCTGTGGGTGTGCGCGTCGTCAGCGGCTGGCGAGCCGGTGCAGTTCGAACTGCTGAAGGGCTGA